The genomic DNA CAATGGCGGTCAGGGCGGAGAGATCCCCGCGCGTGCGGGGCCGACGTCTCCAGCATCGGCAGCAGCCTGTCGTCCGCGGAGAGATCCCCGCGCGTGCGGGGCCGACAAGCCCAGCGCGAGGTAGACCAGCTTGCCCGCGGAGAGATCCCCGCGCGTGCGGGGCCGACTGGCCGTGGTCGGCGGGATCGGCGTGGCGTACGGAGAGATCCCCGCGCGTGCGGGGCCGACCACAGGTCGCCGAGCAGGCCGCGGCCGGACCGGGAGAGATCCCCGCGCGTGCGGGGCCGACGGCGCCGCCGGTCTCCAGGCAGGCGACATCGTGGAGAGATCCCCGCGCGTGCGGGGCCGACAGCCGAGATGCGCGCGTTGATGACGTCGGCGCGGAGAGATCCCCGCGCGTGCGGGGCCGACGTCGTCGGCGTGGTCACCGCCGACTCGCTCAAGGAGAGATCCCCGCGCGTGCGGGGCCGACGCGGCCTTCTTCGTGGCAGTCGGGGTGGGGGTGGAGAGATCCCCGCGCGTGCGGGGCCGACCACGTCGTCTCCGTCACCTGCAGCCGCAGCGGGGAGAGATCCCCGCGCGTGCGGGGCCGACGAGGTGACGTAGATGTGCAGGTGGAAGAAGCCGGAGAGATCCCCGCGCGTGCGGGGCCGACGCGCCGGCCGCCGGCGTCGACACGGCCGGGCCGGAGAGATCCCCGCGCGTGCGGGGCCGACAATCCGGCCCGGAAGCTGAAGAACGGCCGTGCGGAGAGATCCCCGCGCGTGCGGGGCCGACGTTCCGCGGCTGGAGCCTCGACAGCAGTTCCTGGAGAGATCCCCGCGCGTGCGGGGCCGACGCCATGCCAGCGGCCTGGAGGGTGCCGTCAGTCGAGAGATCCCCGCGCGTGCGGGGCCGACGAGCGGAAGCGGACCTGCACTTCGGGCTGGCCGGAGAGATCCCCGCGCGTGCGGGGCCGACATGAGTTGGCGCAGGCGCTCAGCAGTGCGGGCGGAGAGATCCCCGCGCGTGCGGGGCCGACGCGCAAAGCGGACCAAAGCGGGCACGCTCGACGGAGAGATCCCCGCGCGTGCGGGGCCGACCGGGCGACCTGGCCGGGCCGGGTCTCGATCATCGAGAGATCCCCGCGCGTGCGGGGCCGACAGTACGCCAGTGCCTGAGACCCCGTCCGCGTCGGAGAGATCCCCGCGCGTGCGGGGCCGACACTTCGTGACCTGCATGTTTATCTACGGGAGCGCGCTGAGAGAATCAGTCCATCGAAGTCAACGGGCTTCCAGCGGTCCTTACCAGCGGTCCGGACTGTCCAGCCTTGTTCGTTGCCTGCCGGTTCCACGAGGACTGCCTGGCCGTCGCCGATGCGCGTGGCCAGGAGGTCCCATAGGCGGTCGCGGATACGCCGGCTGGGAGTGCCGACGAAGACTCCAGCGTTGACCTCGACCATCCAACGGGTGAGGTGTCCGCGAAGGCCTTCTGGGGCTGCGATGAGGATGATGACGGTCATGAGCTGCCCACGTCCTGGGAGAACTCCGGTCCGACGATGGCCAGGTGTTCGTCGCCCATGCCCGGGTCCGAGACTGGTGAGCTGCTCTGGCTTTCCTGGAGTCCTTGATGTCTGGGTTTGTTACGATCCAGACGTAAGGAGAACCACGAGCAGTGCCAGCACCCCGTAAGTACCCCGATGAACTTCGTGAGCGCGCCGTGCGCGAGGTCCGCTCGACGGGTCGGCCCGTCGCTCACGTGGCCCGTGACCTGGGTATCCACAAGGAGGCCCTGCGGTCCTGGGTGCGCCAGGCCGAGGCCGACGCCGGAGAGCGCGACGATCGGCTCACGACCGCAGAGCAGGACGAGCTGAAGGAACTCCGCAAGGAAGTCGCCGAGTTGAGGCGGGCCAACGAGATCCTCAAGGCTGCCAGCGTGTTTTTTGCCCAGGAGATCGACCGTCCCCGGACGAGGCCGAGCAGGTGATCGACCACCTGCGCGACGGCTTTGGGGTCGATCCCGTATGCCGGGTGCTGGAGCTGTCGCCGTCGACGTACTTCGCGCGCAAGCAGCGGCCGAAATCGGCCCGCCGGCTCCGCGACGAGGAACTGATTCCGCTGGTCACAGCGGTGTGGGAGGACTCGGGCCGCACCTACGGGGTCCGCCGCATCACGCGGGCCCTGGTCCGCGCCGGCCACCAGGTCGCGCGGTGCACCGTCGAGCGGCTGATGCGCGAGCTCGGCATCGAGGGCGTGATCCGCGGGCAGCGGCGCCGCACCACCGTCCCGGAGCCGGCGGCACCTCGTCCGCCGGACCTGGTCAACCGCCACTTCGCCGCCCAGCGCCCGAACCAGCTGTGGCTGGCCGACCTGACCTACGTCCGTACCTGGTCGGGCTGGGTCTACGTGGCGTTCGTCCTGGACGCGTACTCCCGCCGGATCGTGGGCTGGCAGGCCGCCACCCACATGCGGACCGACCTGCCGCTGGACGCGTTGGAGATGGCGCTGTGGCGACAGAAGATCAAGAAGGGCGCCGGCTTGATTCATCACAGCGACCGCGGGTCGCAATACGTGTCCATTCGCTACACAGAGCGATTGTCCGAGGCCGGCGCCTCGGCGTCCGTGGGCTCCGTCGCAGACTCGTACGACAACGCGATGGCCGAGGCCCTGAACGGTACGTTCAAAGCCGAACTGATCGAGCATCAGGGACCATGGCGGGACTTCGACGAGGTTGAGCGGGCCGTCTTCCAGTGGGTCGCGTGGTACAACGGTGAACGACTCCACTCCGCCCTCGACTACATGCCACCCGACGAGTACGAACAGGCATACTGGGCGAGCCTGGACCAACACCCGCAAGTCGCTTGATCACACGATCGCGGACTCCACGAAAGCCGGGGCAGCTCACTGGCACCATCGGCGGGTTCTCGGTTCCGGACCAGTTGACGCCGCCTTGAACTGTGCCGAGACGCTCGTCCCAGAGTTCGTTGATCTCGGCGTCAGGCAGGTCGGTGCCGTCCGGGCTGAGTAGGGTCTTGACGTCCTGGACGATGCGGCCCAGCAGCTTGTCCTCGGCGATGCGGTCGCGCAGCCCGAGGCGGGCGTCACGCTCCTCGGTGTGGCCTGTCTTGGCGAGATCGAAGGCAAGCGGGATGGTGTATTCGGCCTTGTAGAGGTCGGCGATGTCGAGCACGAATGATGTGGCGAGCCCTGTGTGGACGAAGCCGAGGCCAGGGCTTGCGCCCAAACCGGTGATGACGGCGTGACAGATTCCGTAGAGGGCCGCGTTGGCTGCCGACAGGAGGCGGTTGAGGTCGTCGCCTGCCGCATGGGCGTCACCCGCCCGGTAGACACGACCGTTCCAGGGGACGCCGGTTCGGCGTGAGTGAGCTTGGTAGAGCTTGCGTACTCGGGCGCCTTCTCTACCGCGCAGCTGTTGCATGGTGGCGGTGCTGACGTCCTCGCCGGGGAACCTCATCTGGTACATGTTCCGTGCGACGGCGAGTCGTTCCTTGGTGCGGCTCACCAACCAGGCCTGACGGTTGAGGAGGGCTGCGCCGCGGCTGGGGCCGAGTCCTGCGGCGTACATGCGTACGCCTTGCTCGCCGACCCAGCAGATAGTGGTCCCGGAGTCGGCGAGAAGGTTGACGGCGCCGTGGGTGATGCGGGTGCCTGGGCCGAGAAGCATGACGGCGACCATCGCCGCGGGCACGCGCACGGTCTCACGCTTGTTGATGACGACGACTGCGTTTTCGTCGCGGTCGATGTGGCTCCGCTCGACGTAGACGCTGGAGACACGGTCGGCGAGACGGTGCAGGTCGTGCGGGTGGGCTTTCCACCAGATGTCGGCCATGGGTCAGCGCGGTCCGGTTGACGGGAGCGGGGCGAGGGTGAGCAGGCCGCAGCCGTAAGCCTTCGAGGGTCCGATGCCTCCGAGGAGAGCAGCCTGGAGCAGGCCGGGGTCGGTGATGCGCAGGTGCCCTTCGAAGGTGGCGGTGGTGAGGGTGACGGGGGTGCGGGTGCCGGGTTTGGTGAAGGTCGCGCGATTGCGGTCGGTGATGCGGACCTCCTTGGCGGGCGGGGTGTCGTCGGTGGGATCCTCGAGGCCTGGTGCCGGGGTGTCCGTCCGTGCTGCGGGGATGGTGAAGCCCCAGCGGGTGGTGCGGTCGAGGAACCAGGCGAGTTGGTGGGCGGCGGTTCGGTGGGCCATGCGGTAGGAGCGGTGGTGCAGTTCGGCTGCGGTCTTGGTGCGGTGCGGGCTTGCCTTGTCGGGCCGGTCGGTGTTCTGAACGGGGCTGGCCTTGAGCCGGAAGGCGAACTCTCGACCGATGGCAAGCTGGGCGAGCAGCGGGGTGTAGTCGCGGATCGCGTAGTGCTCGCCTTCGGCGTCGGGCCATCCGGCTTGTTCGACGATGTGGGTCCAGTCGGGCTTGGAGGGGGTGAGGACGAGCAGCTGGGGTCGGCGAGGGTGGTCGGTGTCCAGGCGCCACAGGATCCGGTCGTCGGGGTTGGTGTCGGGGATGCCGGCGAGGACGGCGCCGTGGAGGGCGCGGGGGTTGGCGAGCAGCGTGCGGCTGGCGGCGCGCAGGGGGTTGATTCGGACGCGGGAGAGGTAGGTCATCGAGGTCACCAGCCCAGGAGGGCGAACGGGTCGTGGCCGCCGGTGTCGGAGGCGGGGTGCGTGGTGGCGGTCGGCGCGAGGCCGGTGGGGATGTTGAGCCATGTGTGGCGGATGCGCCGAGTGGTGAAGCCTCGCTCTCGGGGGGCGAAGGAGCGGGGGACGTCCTGGAGCGTGTCGTCGCCGGCGGGGTCGTCGAGTGTTGCGGCGAGGTCGATGCGGTGGGGCGAGAACGGCTGCGGGCCTTGCTGTGCCTGACGTCGGTAGGCGTCCTTGACGGCTTGGCCGGCTTGCCAGGGCTGGCTGGCGAGGATGTCTTCGAGAGTGCCGTCGGTCACGGTGGTGAGGGCGATCGGCTGGGTGGGGGTGCAGGAGCGGCGGCCGAGGGCGAGGGGGAAGGCTGGACGGCGGATGGCCTCGGCGAGGGCGATGACGAGGGCGGTCGGGCCTTGGACCGCGGCGATGAAGACGGCGTCCTGGAGGTAGTAGCGGTGGGTGACATGGGTGTCCTTGGCGGGGGAGGTCGGCTTCTGGATGCCCTTTGCGTTGACACCTGCCTGTGGCAGTGGCCTTCCTCGGTAGTCGCTGACGGTGTGGTAGTCGCGCAGCAGTGTTCCGGGCTGATCGATGCGGACACCCAGTCGCAGACCGATGAGGTCGGTGATGTCGGCTTCGCGGGGTCGGCCGGCGGCCGCGGCGAGAAGTCCGACGATGCCGGACTTGGTGGGGTGGGGTGTGGTGTCGCGGCGGTTGAAGGCGCTGCGGTCACCCCAGGACTGGAGCGGACCTGCGAGGCGGAGCACGAGGGTCGTTTGGCTGCCTCCCTGTCCGGGGGCCGCTTCTGGGGTGGTGTGCATCAGTTGCCGTTCACCTGCTCGGTGAGGGTGGTGCGCAGGCCGTCGCGCAGCTCGGCGAAGGTTCGGTTCGCTCCGAAGGTCTGCGTCAGCTTCTGCTCGGTGTCGTCGGTGTCCGGGCCGAGGGTGTGGCAGATGCCGACGTAGAGCGGGGTGTCTCCCCATTGGTCGGTGGCGGTGGCGAACTCGGTGGCAAGGCGTCGCGCGGACTCAGCGACGATGCCGTGGCTGGGCGGGACCGGGTTCTCGTAGGCGGAGACCAGGTTGACGGGCTGGTCGGCGCGGACGACGACGGCCACCAGGCTGGGTCGGGTGCGGTGGGCGAAGGAGTTGCCGTAGCCGGTGGGCATGGAGCGGGCGAAGGAGTCAACGAAGAGGTCGACGGCGTCGATGGCGGCTTTGTCGTCGCCGAGGTTCTCGTGCAGTTGGTGGAGGCCGACGGTGGCGTAGCGGTAGAGGGTGGCGGAGTTGAAGCCGATGGTGCCGATCATGCCGGCGCCGGTTTCGTCTGCGGTGTTCTCGTCATCGACTGCGGTGTAGTAGTCGAATTCGAGTTCGGTGGCGTGGGTGGAGATGGCGTGGGCGACCTGGGTGGCGGCGTCGACGTTGAGGCTGGGGATGTCGGCGACCATGCGGCCGAAGAGGGCGACGTCGGCGGGGTGGCCGGTCTGCAGTTGCTGCTGCACCTGCAGCGGCTTGACGGCTTCGTCGAGGGCCTTGGGGTCGAGTGCGGCGAGGTCGGTGGCAGTGTCGGCGACGAGGTCGGCGATGCCGTCGAGCTGTCGGCGTCCGTAGAAGAGCAGGTAAGCGGTGTCGCCTTCCTTCTTTCCGGCGGAGATCCCGGTCGACTTGATCAGGGCGCTGGCGATGCGCTGCGCGTCCTCGGCGTTGACTGCGCCGCGCGCGGCGATGCGCTTGGCAAGCTGGGCGGTGATGCGCTTGGTGCGGGTGGCGAGGTCCTGCGGGTCGCGGGTCTCGGTGAAGTGGATGCGGGTGGCGCGCTTCCAGGCCTGGGAGGAGACGCGCGATCGGCGCTTGCCGCCGAAGTAGGCCTCCTTGGGGTTGCCGTTGTCGTCCCTGTTGAGGTTGGCCGGCGGGACGGTCTGAAGGATGTGGATGTCGATGTAGAGGCGGTCGGTCATGCGCTTCTCCTGGGAGGGTGCGGGTGTGGGCGGGTGTGCCGGGGTGCGGGTTTCGGCCTGCCGCGGGCGTCCGGGGGAGCTACTCCTGCTCCGGGTCGCGGTCCTTCCACGCCTGGTAGCCGATCGCCCACTTGAGTCGGATCTGGGGACGACGGTCGGCGTGGTGCCATGCCTGGATGTCGGACATGAGGTGGTTGTAGTCCAGCGGCTGCCCGACGGTGCGCAGTTGGGTGATCAGTCCGCGCAGGTGGACGAGCAGCGCGGACACACTGGTGGCGCCCGCGAGTTGCGCGACGCGGGTGTCGAGGGCCTGCTCGCTGAACTTGCCGCTTCGGCGCAGGTCCCGTAGCGCCTCGCCGAGTTTGACGCCGCGGCGGTGCATCGGGTGCTGCTGGCCTTGCTGGTGGAGTCCGTAGAGGGCCAGGGCGGCGTGTTCGGCTTTCTGCTCGTCGGAGACCTCGTCGCGTCGTGCGAGGAAGTCGTCGA from Kitasatospora terrestris includes the following:
- the cas5e gene encoding type I-E CRISPR-associated protein Cas5/CasD, with translation MHTTPEAAPGQGGSQTTLVLRLAGPLQSWGDRSAFNRRDTTPHPTKSGIVGLLAAAAGRPREADITDLIGLRLGVRIDQPGTLLRDYHTVSDYRGRPLPQAGVNAKGIQKPTSPAKDTHVTHRYYLQDAVFIAAVQGPTALVIALAEAIRRPAFPLALGRRSCTPTQPIALTTVTDGTLEDILASQPWQAGQAVKDAYRRQAQQGPQPFSPHRIDLAATLDDPAGDDTLQDVPRSFAPRERGFTTRRIRHTWLNIPTGLAPTATTHPASDTGGHDPFALLGW
- the cas7e gene encoding type I-E CRISPR-associated protein Cas7/Cse4/CasC, which produces MTDRLYIDIHILQTVPPANLNRDDNGNPKEAYFGGKRRSRVSSQAWKRATRIHFTETRDPQDLATRTKRITAQLAKRIAARGAVNAEDAQRIASALIKSTGISAGKKEGDTAYLLFYGRRQLDGIADLVADTATDLAALDPKALDEAVKPLQVQQQLQTGHPADVALFGRMVADIPSLNVDAATQVAHAISTHATELEFDYYTAVDDENTADETGAGMIGTIGFNSATLYRYATVGLHQLHENLGDDKAAIDAVDLFVDSFARSMPTGYGNSFAHRTRPSLVAVVVRADQPVNLVSAYENPVPPSHGIVAESARRLATEFATATDQWGDTPLYVGICHTLGPDTDDTEQKLTQTFGANRTFAELRDGLRTTLTEQVNGN
- the cas2e gene encoding type I-E CRISPR-associated endoribonuclease Cas2e, whose amino-acid sequence is MTVIILIAAPEGLRGHLTRWMVEVNAGVFVGTPSRRIRDRLWDLLATRIGDGQAVLVEPAGNEQGWTVRTAGKDRWKPVDFDGLILSARSRR
- the casB gene encoding type I-E CRISPR-associated protein Cse2/CasB — protein: MSTDQTPAAKRRRYWEQATAPDHTWRIDARTKQPLRPPGEDLAALRSGLGRPAMDSPRMWPLYSCDVDDFLARRDEVSDEQKAEHAALALYGLHQQGQQHPMHRRGVKLGEALRDLRRSGKFSEQALDTRVAQLAGATSVSALLVHLRGLITQLRTVGQPLDYNHLMSDIQAWHHADRRPQIRLKWAIGYQAWKDRDPEQE
- a CDS encoding IS3 family transposase (programmed frameshift), coding for MPAPRKYPDELRERAVREVRSTGRPVAHVARDLGIHKEALRSWVRQAEADAGERDDRLTTAEQDELKELRKEVAELRRANEILKAASVFFCPGDRPSPDEAEQVIDHLRDGFGVDPVCRVLELSPSTYFARKQRPKSARRLRDEELIPLVTAVWEDSGRTYGVRRITRALVRAGHQVARCTVERLMRELGIEGVIRGQRRRTTVPEPAAPRPPDLVNRHFAAQRPNQLWLADLTYVRTWSGWVYVAFVLDAYSRRIVGWQAATHMRTDLPLDALEMALWRQKIKKGAGLIHHSDRGSQYVSIRYTERLSEAGASASVGSVADSYDNAMAEALNGTFKAELIEHQGPWRDFDEVERAVFQWVAWYNGERLHSALDYMPPDEYEQAYWASLDQHPQVA
- the cas6e gene encoding type I-E CRISPR-associated protein Cas6/Cse3/CasE, producing the protein MTYLSRVRINPLRAASRTLLANPRALHGAVLAGIPDTNPDDRILWRLDTDHPRRPQLLVLTPSKPDWTHIVEQAGWPDAEGEHYAIRDYTPLLAQLAIGREFAFRLKASPVQNTDRPDKASPHRTKTAAELHHRSYRMAHRTAAHQLAWFLDRTTRWGFTIPAARTDTPAPGLEDPTDDTPPAKEVRITDRNRATFTKPGTRTPVTLTTATFEGHLRITDPGLLQAALLGGIGPSKAYGCGLLTLAPLPSTGPR